From Polyangium spumosum, a single genomic window includes:
- a CDS encoding serine/threonine-protein kinase produces the protein MSSDLAVGAIFAGRYRVERRIASGGMGAVYEVVHLETNRRRALKVMHANFVQSDDLRGRFRQEARVAAEIESEYIVDVFDAGIDDTSGMPFLVMELLRGEELGKRLRRVGPLPPEEVLSHLHQTSLALDKTHRAQIVHRDLKPDNLFLCEREDGPPRVKVLDFGIAKIVAAGATGAGATQSLGTPLYMAPEQFLMDSSVSPATDIFALGMITFTLLVGKPYWFEESRGGPNVFAFAAHAALGPREPATARAARLGATLPPTFDGWFARATAKAPGERFPSASSAVKALAEALGLPQPGMLGSGILPPGSIPRPTFASQPAEVVIGTLDTQATVPMAPRRAPMGSGAEFGMQTPVGQAGTPMGPVLTPLGSGMTAVPAGRKSPVGLIAAGAGLACLLVAVVLFVVLSGGEEAAAPAAAVTAAPTEEPVASAAPVVEPEATVEAAAAAVVEAAPTASASAAPVVSATATATAAAVKEAPKSTSVKPTVKAPRPKTTWSRD, from the coding sequence GTGTCGTCAGATCTGGCAGTCGGGGCCATTTTCGCCGGGCGTTATCGCGTCGAGCGTCGTATCGCGTCGGGGGGCATGGGGGCCGTGTACGAGGTCGTCCACCTCGAGACGAACCGCCGCCGCGCGCTCAAGGTGATGCACGCGAACTTCGTGCAGAGCGACGACCTGCGCGGCCGCTTCCGGCAAGAGGCGCGTGTCGCCGCGGAGATCGAGAGCGAGTACATCGTCGACGTCTTCGACGCGGGCATCGACGACACGAGCGGGATGCCCTTCCTGGTCATGGAGCTGCTCCGCGGCGAGGAGCTCGGCAAGCGCCTGCGCCGCGTGGGCCCCTTGCCGCCGGAGGAGGTGCTCTCGCACCTGCACCAGACCTCGCTCGCGCTCGACAAGACGCACCGCGCGCAGATCGTCCACCGCGATCTCAAGCCCGACAACCTCTTCCTCTGCGAGCGCGAGGACGGCCCCCCACGCGTCAAGGTCCTCGATTTCGGCATCGCGAAGATCGTGGCCGCAGGCGCGACGGGGGCGGGCGCGACGCAATCACTCGGGACGCCGCTCTACATGGCGCCCGAGCAATTCTTGATGGATTCGTCGGTCTCCCCCGCGACGGACATCTTTGCGCTGGGGATGATCACATTCACGCTGCTCGTGGGCAAACCTTACTGGTTCGAGGAGTCGCGCGGGGGCCCGAACGTCTTCGCGTTCGCGGCGCATGCGGCGCTCGGGCCGCGGGAGCCGGCGACGGCGCGGGCGGCGCGGCTCGGCGCGACGTTGCCGCCCACGTTCGACGGGTGGTTCGCCCGCGCGACGGCGAAGGCGCCTGGGGAGCGGTTTCCTTCGGCCTCGAGCGCGGTGAAGGCGCTGGCCGAGGCGCTCGGATTGCCGCAGCCGGGTATGCTCGGATCGGGGATCCTGCCGCCGGGATCGATTCCGCGGCCGACGTTCGCGTCGCAGCCGGCGGAGGTGGTGATAGGGACGCTCGACACGCAGGCGACGGTGCCGATGGCGCCGCGGCGCGCGCCGATGGGGAGCGGGGCGGAGTTTGGTATGCAGACGCCGGTGGGGCAGGCCGGGACGCCGATGGGCCCGGTGCTGACGCCGCTCGGGAGCGGGATGACCGCGGTCCCGGCGGGGCGAAAGTCGCCGGTGGGGCTCATCGCGGCGGGCGCGGGGCTCGCGTGTTTGCTGGTGGCGGTGGTGCTCTTCGTGGTGCTCTCGGGCGGCGAGGAGGCGGCGGCGCCGGCGGCGGCGGTGACGGCGGCGCCGACGGAGGAGCCGGTTGCGAGCGCGGCGCCGGTGGTGGAGCCGGAGGCGACGGTGGAGGCGGCGGCGGCGGCGGTGGTGGAGGCGGCGCCGACGGCGTCGGCGAGCGCGGCGCCGGTGGTGAGCGCGACGGCGACGGCGACGGCGGCGGCGGTGAAAGAGGCTCCGAAGTCGACGAGCGTGAAGCCCACGGTGAAGGCGCCGAGGCCGAAGACGACGTGGAGCAGGGATTGA